The genomic interval ATCAATGATCTGGTCCTGCCCGGAGAAATCCACGATCTCCCGGGGCCGGATGCTATTCTCAAACTCCTTTTCTGCCGCGCTCTGGCGATTTTCTTCTGGTCTTAGCGGATTAGACATATCGGGGCGAAAGTTACCAAAAATATGGCGCTTGCAAGACGCCGGTAATACATTGTGTGGTATATTTATGCAGCGCCACAAAATTTAACCCGCTTAACACTATGAGAAAATATTATACATTACTACCTGCCCTATGCCTGATCACGCTCATGACCCAGGGACAGCAGATTAAAAAATCAGAAGTAAAACGCATATTATCCACATTAGCTGCTGATGATATGCAGGGACGTGAAACCTTCAAACCTGGTGCGGAAAAGGCCGCTACATTCCTGGAAAAGGAATTTGCAGCGGCAGGGTTACAGCCCCTGGCAGGAGATAATGACTTCAGACAATCATTTTTTCAGTACGACACTAAACCGGTAAAACAGGAATTGGTACTGAACGGACAAGCAACCCAGGGAGAAAGAGTGTTTGTAAGCAGTGTGGAAGCTAATATCAGCTGGACACAGGACACTGAAGTGGAAATAGCCCATATCAACGCGGGCGATAATTTCGATAGCAAGGTACGGGAGCTGAAACGTACGCCTAAAAATACCCTTGTATGGGTGGACAGCACGCAAACCGAAAAATTCAATCAATATGCCGGCGGATTACAGCAGCATGGCGCCAGTAAACAGGATAGTACTGCTACCGTTGTATTTGTTTTAAAACAGCAGGCGTCTGACGATGCAGGTAAATGGTCCGTTCAGGCTTCGCAGGAAGTTACCCGCCTGCCACTTTGTAATGTAGCCGGCATGATCACCGGCAGCGGTAAACCGGATGAATATGTGATCTTTTCCGGTCACTATGATCATATCGGGATCCTGGCGCCGGTAAAGCAGGACAGTATTGCCAATGGTGCGGATGATGATGCGAGCGGGGTGACTGCTGTATTGATGCTGGCCAGGTATTTTAAAACACACCCGCCTGTACGCAGTATTCTGTTTGTCGCATTTACCGGTGAAGAGATCGGCGGTTATGGTTCACGTTATTTTTCACGCCAGCTGGACCCTGAAAAGATCGTGGCAATGTTTAACATAGAAATGATTGGCAAGGAGTCTAAATTCGGTAAGAACAGCGCCTTTATCACGGGTTATGAACGTTCCGACTTCGGGCAGATACTGGGCCGCAACCTGGAATCTTCCGCATTTCATTTCTATCCTGACCCTTATCCAGAGCAGCAGCTTTTTTACCGTTCAGACAATGCTACCCTGGCAAGACTGGGAGTGCCGGCACATACCATCTCCACTACACAGATCGATAAAGATACCCTTTACCACAGTGTGAATGACGAGATAGAAAGCATGGACTTTGATAATATCACCAGCATCATACAGGCCATCGCTACCAGTGCTACCTCTATCGTAAATGGTAAGGATACACCCAGCCGGATAGACAAAGCGGCTGTAAGCAGCCGTCGATAAATTAAGGGATCATCTGGAGAATAATATTCGGATCCGGGCAATTGGCCAGGTATTTTTCCCTTTCGCTGTAACGGCATACACCGGGGTAATCTCCCTTGTTGCCTTCCATGTCAATAATGATCTGGAAATGCAGGTGAGGAGGCCAGTGGCCATTCTCCGGAATATCTCCGAAATGGGCTATCTGCTGGCCGGCTACGATCCGCATATTCTCCTGCAGGCCTTCCAGGTCGCGCAATGAAAGATGGCCATACAGTGTATGGAAAACATATCCCTCCAGCTGGTGACGAAGAATGATAGTAGCGCCGTAGTCGCCATGTATATCATTAAACCGGAAACTATGGACGGTGCCTTCCAAAGGGGCAAATACGGGTGTTCCGGGCTCACCCCATATATCAATGCCCAGGTGCAGGCGACGGGGTTCATCAGCTGTAGAGAAGTGCTCGCTGCGTGCATAAATTGTCCTGTGTTCTGCATAGCCTCCTATGCCAAACCTGCACTGATGTGCTGCCAGCAGCTGATTTACATAGTCGGTGAACTTTTGGGTATCATCCAGTATTGCTGTAGTAAGTGTGGCATTCCGGTCAGTGAAGTCCATAGCCAGCAGGCTGTCATTTTCCGGATCAAACAATACTACCGGCTGAAAGGGCTGATAACGCTTCAGGATCTGTTCTAACATACTGATGGGTTGAGAGGGGCAAATTACAAAAAGTGCGCTTTTTGTTATAATCAGTAAGATTAATAAACCCTTGGTATAAAACGAAAATGCCGCGGTACATACCGCGGCATTTTCGTTTTATAGCTTGATCATTAGATGACTATGTTGATCATCCTGCCTTTTACGATCACTACTTTCTTTACAGGCTTGCCATCGATCCATTTCTGAACGGCCTCGTTCACCAACACTTCTTTTTCAATGGTCTCATTGTCTGCATCGAGCGGGAAGCTCAGTTCAGTACGTGTTTTACCATTCACCGCTATCGGGTAGGTGAAGGCGCTTTCCTTAGTGTATTTTTCTTCAAATACCGGATAGGGGGCGTCCAGGATACTGGTGGTATTGCCCAGCTGATGCCACAACTCTTCGGCAATATGTGGTGCATATGGCGCCAGTAATATCAATACCGGTTCCAGTATGCTGCGTTTATTACATTTCAGGCTGCTCAGTTCATTCACACAGATCATGAACTGGCTGACTGCTGTATTGTAAGAGAAATTCTCCGTATCAGCATCTATTTTCTGTATGGTCTTGTGCAGTGTTTTCAGCTCTTCAGGCGTAGCTGCAGCATCTGTTACAATGATGCCTTTTTGTTCATCAGCAAACAGGCGCCATAGTTTTTTCAGGAAGCGGTGTACGCCTTCAATACCTTTAGTATCCCAGGGTTTAGACTGTTCTACCGGTCCGAGGAACATTTCGTACATACGGAAAGTATCAGCACCGAAACGCTCCACTACGTCATCGGGGTTGACAGTATTGTACTTCCCTTTACTCATTTTTTCGAGTAACACACCACAGATGTATTTTCCATCTTCCAGTATGAATTCTGCATCTTTATTGGCAGGCCTCCAGTTTCTGAAAGCGGCTATATCGAGCTCCAGACCATCTACAATGTTGACATCGGTATGCAATTCGTCTGTCTCGTATTGATCTTTCAAGCCATGGGAAACATACGTATTCGTACCACGCACGCGATACACCATGCGGGAGCTTCCGCCGATCATGCCCTGGTTGATCAGTTTCTTATAAGGCTCCTGGAAGCTGATATATCCCAGGTCAAACAGTGCTTTTGTCCACATACGGGAGTACAGCAGGTGGCCTACAGCATGTTCGGTACCTCCCACATAAACATCTACCTGGTTCCAGTAGTCGGTTGCTGCACGGTCTGCAAACACAGCTGTGTTCTTAGGATCGGCATAACGCAGGAAGTACCAGCTGCTGCCGGCATAGCCAGGCATCGTATTGGTTTCACGCCTGGTGTCGGCATCGATATTTACCCAGTCGGTAATGTTGGCCAGCGGCCCTTCGCCTTCTTCGCCGGGCTTATAGTTCTCTACGTGCGGCAAGGTAACGGGGAGGTCTTTCTCTTCCAGTGCGTAAGGTATACCGTTCTTATATACGATTGGGAACGGCTCGCCCCAGTAACGCTGACGGCTAAAGCCAGAGTCCCTCATCTTATAGTTGATCTGGCGTTTGCCAATACCCATTGCCTCTATTTTGTCTGCCACCACATCCATCGCGGCGCGCATGGTCATGCCGTCGAGGAAATCGCTGTGCTGCAGGATCGCATCTTTTGTAGGGTTGGCCTCTTCTCCGTTAAAGGCATCTCCGATAATGTTGGTGATCGGGATGTTGAAGTGTTTGGCAAAAGAGTAGTCACGCTGGTCGCCGCAAGGCACCGCCATGATAGCGCCTGTACCATATCCGGCCAGTACGTATTCAGAGATCCATACCGGGATGCGGCGTTTGTTGAACGGATTGAGCACATATGCGCCGGTAAAGCAACCGGTGATCTGTTTCACTTCCGCCAGGCGCTCACGTTCTGAGCGGCTCTGTACATAGTCCAGGTATTTTTCCACTTCTGCTTTCTGGTCTGCGGTAGTGATGCGGCTCACCAGGTCATGCTCCGGCGCCAGTACCATGAAATCCACACCGAAGATGGTATCGGGGCGGGTGGTATATACCGTTACGCTGCTATCTGCCACGCTATCAAAAGCAAACGTGATTTCAGCCCCCTGGCTCTTACCGATCCAGTTGCGCTGCATTTCCTTCATGGCGTCACTGTACTCGACGGTTTCCAGTCCTTCCAGCAGGCGGTTGGCGTACTCTGTAATGCGGAGGAACCACTGCCTCATCTTCTTTTTAACAACAGGGTAGCCACCACGCTCACTTACACCATTCACCACCTCATCGTTGGCCAGTACGGTACCCAGGGCCGCGCACCAGTTCACCTCGGCAAAGGCCAGGTAGGCCAGGCGGTAGTGCATAAGGATCTCACGCTGGCGTGTTTCACTGAATTGCTTCCATTCTTCTGCAGTAAAGCTGATATTGCGGTCGCCGGGACATTCATAATCCTTATTACCTGCCTTTTCAAAAGCAGCTATCAGGGTTTCAATGCGTTCTGCTTTCTGCAGGGCGCGGTTGAACCAGCTATCGAAGAGCTGCAGAAAGATCCACTGTGTCCATTTGTAATAACCGGGGTCGCTGGTTTTTATTTCGCGGTCCCAGTCAAAACTGAACCCTATATTGTCCAGCTGCCTGCGGAAGGCAGCCAGGTTGTTAGCTGTAGTAACTGCGGGGTGCTGACCGGTTTCCAGTGCATACTGTTCTGCCGGCAGGCCAAAGGCGTCCCAGCCCATTGGGTGGAGTACATTAAAGCCTTTTAATCTTTTATAACGGGCATAAATATCGGATGAGATATACCCCAGTGGGTGCCCCACATGGAGCCCTGCCCCCGATGGGTAGGGAAACATATCCAGTACATAACATTTGGGTTTGGGGCTGTTGTTGCTAACCTGGTAAGCCTTTGTGTTTACCCAGTGTGCCTGCCACTTTTTCTCAATCGCCCTGAAATTGTATTCCATATATTAATTAAATAATCTGTCTTATCCGAACACAGGCCTTTGTTTAGCGCCTATGTGCTGAGCTTAAAATAACGTTAAAGGACGACAAAAGTAAACATAACTGCTAATTTTTATTATTTTCGCCATTAAACGGTAGATTAATGGCGCAGCAACCCGGCAAATCATCATCAAAAAAATCCAAACCTTCCTATCTCTACTCTATTATTGGGGTGGCCTTAGTGCTTTTTCTGCTGGGGACGCTCGGTCTGATTGTCATACATGCCAATAAACTGAGCGAGTTTTTCAAGGAAAGTATTGAAATACAGGTGATTCTGAGGGATAATGTAAAGGAAGAGCAGGCCATTGCCCTGCGGGATTCCATCGCATCCCGTCCTTACGTGAAGTCTATAGAATACGTCTCCAAGGATATGGCTGCCGAGCGCTTTAAAAAGGAATTCGGAGAGGATTTTATTACCCTCCTGCAATACAACCCCTTATATGCCAGCATCAACATCAAGGGAAATGCCCCTTATGTGAATCCTGACAGCCTGAAAGTGATAGAGGCTAATCTCACCCAGCAGAATATCGTCAGGGAGATCTCCTATCAGAGAGGACTGGTCAGCAAACTGAACGAAAATGTAAGAAAGATCGGCCTGGTGATCCTGGGCATCTGTATACTACTCTCACTGGTCGTGATCGTGTTGATCGACAATACCATCCGCCTGGCGATGTTCAGCAACCGTTTCCTGATCAAGACCATGCAGATGGTAGGGGCTACCCGCTGGTTCATTGCCAAACCATTCGACCTGCGTAGTATTATAAACGGGGCATTAAGCGCATTGATCGCCATTGCCGGCGTAGTCGGCATTGTGTATGGGGCCGACCAGCTGTTGCCCGAACTGGCAGGTATGAGGGATTATTTCATGATGGCGCTGCTGTTCATCGGCATGATCATCATCGGGATCTGTATCTCACTGGTCAGTACACACCGCTCCGTCATGAAGTACCTGCGTCTGAAACTGGACGATCTATATTAATCTGATAATTTTCACCATACGATACTATGAGTAAAGCATCCAAGCATATCACCGTTGAAAAGGCAGGCGTAGAGGAACGCCCTGTTTTTGCAAAAGAGAATTACAAATTCATGATCGCCGGACTGGCTATCGTGCTCGTAGGTTTCCTGTTAATGATGGGAGGCAACAGCGATGATCCCAATACCTTCAAACCTGAAGAAGTATACAGTTTCCGCCGTATTACCCTGGCGCCGATCGTTATCGTGCTGGGCCTGATAGTAGAGATCTACGCTATCATGCGCAGACCTAAATAAGCGCGGATATAAAATATTGAATGTTCACGGCGATGAAATGCTCATCGCCTTTTTTTTGATAACAGTACTTCAGAACTTAAATTCTTTTAATTGTCATGGATATCTGGCAGGCGATTATTATTGCGATAGTGGAAGGATTAACCGAATTCTTACCTGTATCGTCAACAGGTCATATGGTGATCACCAGTGCATTGTTAAAGCTCAACAAAGACGAATTCACCAAACTGTTTGAAGTTTGTATCCAGCTGGGAGCCATCCTGGCAGTGGTCGTTTTATACTGGAGAAAATTCCTGGTATTCGATAAGAACAGGATCAGTTTTTATATAAAGCTGATCGTCGCTGTATTACCGGCGCTGATTGTCGGTTACTTATTTGCAGACCGCATTGATGCATTGCTCGAAAGCCCCCTGGTGGTAGGTATCACCTTATTGCTTGGAGGGATCGTACTGCTGTTTGTCGACAACTGGTTTACCCGGCCCACTATAGAAAAGGATGAACAAATTAGCCTCTTTAAGGCCCTGCGCATCGGTTTCTGGCAGTGTGTGGCCATGATACCGGGCGTGAGCCGCAGCGCCGCTACCATCATCGGTGGTATGCAGCAAAAGCTGACCCGTAATGTAGCTGCGGAATTTTCCTTCTTCCTGGCAGTACCCACCATGGCGGCAGCCACCGGTTATAAGCTGCTGAAGGGACGTGAACTGCTGATGTCCAACACTGAAAACCTGAAACTCCTGTTGATAGGAAACGTCGTGGCATTCATCGTGGCCATGATCGCTATAAAATTCTTCATCAATGCCCTCAAGAAATATGGTTTCCGGGTATGGGGATACTATCGTATTGTGGTAGGCATCGCAATCCTGGTGGCTATCGGGCTCGGTTACAAATTATCTGTATAACTAAACTTTAAAATAAAAGGCAGGTCCCGGATCGTATGGTCCGGGCCTTACTATTTAATCATCTGTACCTGTATGAGAGTTATTTCCCTCTTCCTGTGCTGTATGCTGATCAGCTACGCTGCCGTGGCGCAACGTAATTATGTTCCCGGCACGATCGTTACCCTGAAGAATGATTCACTGAAAGGTTTTATAGACTTCCGCAACTGGTATCAGTCGCCGGGCGAAATTGTCTTTAAAGGAAGCCTGTCCGACGCGAATGAGCAACGATTCAAGCCGGCAGATATTAACGGGTTCAAAGTAGCGGAACCTGACGTTGAATATGTAAGCCGGAAATTGCGTATCGATATTACCAGGCAGGATATCAAAAGCCTGAATGAAAGCACTGAGCGTATCGTACAGGATACCCCGGTATTCCTGATGAGAATAGTGACAGGGCCGTATAACCTGTATCAGTATATAGATCCGTTTTCAAGGGCGCACTATATTTATGATGCCGTTGATGTGCCGGCCAGAGAACTGGAGTATATACAGCAATATGTAGAGCGCTCCTCGGGCAGCGGCATCTTTACAGATGAAAGATATAAAGACCAGTTAGCGGCTTTGTTTGCAGATAATGCCGAACTGTCGGAAAAGGCCGGGAAAGTACCTTACAGGGAAGCGAACCTGAAAAAACTGTTCCTGGCTTACAACACCTATAAGGCGCCGGGAAGCGGAACGCAGCAGCCGGTAAGGGTTCAGAAGAAAGCGCATCTGCCGGTGACTTACGGCATCATGGGGGGAATAGCGTTTAACAGCTATCCTTTTAGCGGAGCTGCCTTTTTAGGACAGGGGGAATATGAAAATACCCAAAGCCCTGTAGGCGGTATCTGGACCGATATTCCCCTGGGCCGTAACGGACGTAATATCTCCTTCGTCGCAGAGTTGCTATATAAAAAACTGGAGGCTAACGGGGATTTGCATGGTGTGTACAACGGTGCTGTTGTAAAGTTTGCGTTCAGCTATTTACAGTTAAATACATTGTTCCGTTATACCTATCCGACTAAAACAGCAATAAGGCCTTATATCAATGCCGGCATCGGGAATGGGTTCGTAATTAAAACGAGTGAGAACAGGATACTGAGAAGCCGCGACACGCAATGGCAGGTTGCAATAGACGGGCCCCGTAAATATGAACAGACATTAGTAGGAGGTATAGGCGTAAAGATCTATAAAGTGAACGTTGAAGCAAGGTATACAACAGGCAATGGCTTCTCTCCTTATCCCGGAGGGAAATCTGCTATTCACAGCTTTCAGATCCTGGCCGCCTATGGTTTCTAACCTTTCACTGCCAGCAGTAATTCCAGGTCTGTATATTTCAGTTTGAACTTTTCACTGAGATGATAATTGGTCAGTGCACCTTTATAGAGATAGATACCATTGCGTACACCGCGCTTGATCCATACAAGATTTTCAAAGCCGCCATCATCGGCCGCTTCCAGCAACAGGGGCATCAGTACATTACTGATCGCTTCTGATGCGGTGCGGGCAAAGCCTGAGGGGATGTTAGGTACGCAATAATGCACGACATCATATTTTTTGAAGACAGGATTCTCATGACTGGTGATCTCTGAGGTTTCGAAACAACCACCACGGTCGATGCTGACATCCACGATCACTGATCCTGCTTTCATATTGCTGACCATCGCCTCTGTTACAACGATAGGTGTACGACCGCTCTGGGATGACAATGCACCCACTGCCACATCTGCATTGCGGAGTTGTTCCGCCAATACCTTAGGCTGCATAACAGATGTGAATATACGTACGCCGATATTGTTCTGAAGGCGTTTCAGCTTGTATATATTGTTGTCAAATACCTTTACAGAAGCGCCTAAGGCCATTGCCGTTCTGGCCGCGAATTCGCCTACAATACCCGCCCCGATGATCACTACCTTGGTAGGCGGAATGCCGGTCACACCACCCAGCAGAATACCTTTCCCTTTATTACCATTACTGAGGTACTGACCTGCAAGCAACATCACCGCACCGCCGGCTATTTCGCTCATAGCCCTTACAATAGGGTACGTACCTGCATCATCTTTCAGGTTCTCAAAAGAGAGCAATGTGATCCTTTTTTCCATCATCTTCTGTACCTGCTCTATCTTCAGGGCAGCAAGGTGGATAGGGGAAATAACGATCTGATGAGGGTGCAGCAGTTCTATTTCTTCATCATTCAGCGGCGCAGACTTTACGATGATCTCCGCTTTGAATACTTCCTTTTTATCATACAGGATCTCGGCGCCGGCCTCTGAGAAATCGGTATCATAGAAATGTGAGCCGTCGCCGGCTTTATGTTCTACTACAATATGATGACCATTGCTGGCTAATATGCTAACCGCATCGGGTGTTAATGCAATGCGGTTCTCCTGGAAGGACGTCTCTTTAGGTATGCCAATAAATAAACGGGAGTTTTTTTGTGGAATATCTAACGTTTCTTCCAGTGGTGAATACGTAAAGCCAGCACTCACAACAGGTTTTTGCCTTTGCTCCATATGATTATCAAGATTGGTCCGGGTGATTTTTTCCGCGTATCCAAAGATACGTCATTTGTTTAAAGCATTATCCGGCGCGTAAAAGCCTTTTTTTGTCAGGTAACACCGATAGCTGCAGCCGGACGGTATCCGGTGGCAGTAGGTCATTGATGATGTCAGGCCATTCTACAAAACTGATGGCATGATCGTGATATAACGTGTCTTCAACGCCCGCTGCTATGGCTTCTTCCTCGTCCTTTAGCCGG from Chitinophaga filiformis carries:
- a CDS encoding undecaprenyl-diphosphate phosphatase; this encodes MDIWQAIIIAIVEGLTEFLPVSSTGHMVITSALLKLNKDEFTKLFEVCIQLGAILAVVVLYWRKFLVFDKNRISFYIKLIVAVLPALIVGYLFADRIDALLESPLVVGITLLLGGIVLLFVDNWFTRPTIEKDEQISLFKALRIGFWQCVAMIPGVSRSAATIIGGMQQKLTRNVAAEFSFFLAVPTMAAATGYKLLKGRELLMSNTENLKLLLIGNVVAFIVAMIAIKFFINALKKYGFRVWGYYRIVVGIAILVAIGLGYKLSV
- a CDS encoding peptidoglycan DD-metalloendopeptidase family protein, which gives rise to MLEQILKRYQPFQPVVLFDPENDSLLAMDFTDRNATLTTAILDDTQKFTDYVNQLLAAHQCRFGIGGYAEHRTIYARSEHFSTADEPRRLHLGIDIWGEPGTPVFAPLEGTVHSFRFNDIHGDYGATIILRHQLEGYVFHTLYGHLSLRDLEGLQENMRIVAGQQIAHFGDIPENGHWPPHLHFQIIIDMEGNKGDYPGVCRYSEREKYLANCPDPNIILQMIP
- a CDS encoding PorT family protein, which encodes MRVISLFLCCMLISYAAVAQRNYVPGTIVTLKNDSLKGFIDFRNWYQSPGEIVFKGSLSDANEQRFKPADINGFKVAEPDVEYVSRKLRIDITRQDIKSLNESTERIVQDTPVFLMRIVTGPYNLYQYIDPFSRAHYIYDAVDVPARELEYIQQYVERSSGSGIFTDERYKDQLAALFADNAELSEKAGKVPYREANLKKLFLAYNTYKAPGSGTQQPVRVQKKAHLPVTYGIMGGIAFNSYPFSGAAFLGQGEYENTQSPVGGIWTDIPLGRNGRNISFVAELLYKKLEANGDLHGVYNGAVVKFAFSYLQLNTLFRYTYPTKTAIRPYINAGIGNGFVIKTSENRILRSRDTQWQVAIDGPRKYEQTLVGGIGVKIYKVNVEARYTTGNGFSPYPGGKSAIHSFQILAAYGF
- the leuS gene encoding leucine--tRNA ligase yields the protein MEYNFRAIEKKWQAHWVNTKAYQVSNNSPKPKCYVLDMFPYPSGAGLHVGHPLGYISSDIYARYKRLKGFNVLHPMGWDAFGLPAEQYALETGQHPAVTTANNLAAFRRQLDNIGFSFDWDREIKTSDPGYYKWTQWIFLQLFDSWFNRALQKAERIETLIAAFEKAGNKDYECPGDRNISFTAEEWKQFSETRQREILMHYRLAYLAFAEVNWCAALGTVLANDEVVNGVSERGGYPVVKKKMRQWFLRITEYANRLLEGLETVEYSDAMKEMQRNWIGKSQGAEITFAFDSVADSSVTVYTTRPDTIFGVDFMVLAPEHDLVSRITTADQKAEVEKYLDYVQSRSERERLAEVKQITGCFTGAYVLNPFNKRRIPVWISEYVLAGYGTGAIMAVPCGDQRDYSFAKHFNIPITNIIGDAFNGEEANPTKDAILQHSDFLDGMTMRAAMDVVADKIEAMGIGKRQINYKMRDSGFSRQRYWGEPFPIVYKNGIPYALEEKDLPVTLPHVENYKPGEEGEGPLANITDWVNIDADTRRETNTMPGYAGSSWYFLRYADPKNTAVFADRAATDYWNQVDVYVGGTEHAVGHLLYSRMWTKALFDLGYISFQEPYKKLINQGMIGGSSRMVYRVRGTNTYVSHGLKDQYETDELHTDVNIVDGLELDIAAFRNWRPANKDAEFILEDGKYICGVLLEKMSKGKYNTVNPDDVVERFGADTFRMYEMFLGPVEQSKPWDTKGIEGVHRFLKKLWRLFADEQKGIIVTDAAATPEELKTLHKTIQKIDADTENFSYNTAVSQFMICVNELSSLKCNKRSILEPVLILLAPYAPHIAEELWHQLGNTTSILDAPYPVFEEKYTKESAFTYPIAVNGKTRTELSFPLDADNETIEKEVLVNEAVQKWIDGKPVKKVVIVKGRMINIVI
- a CDS encoding DUF3098 domain-containing protein, whose amino-acid sequence is MSKASKHITVEKAGVEERPVFAKENYKFMIAGLAIVLVGFLLMMGGNSDDPNTFKPEEVYSFRRITLAPIVIVLGLIVEIYAIMRRPK
- a CDS encoding alanine dehydrogenase — protein: MEQRQKPVVSAGFTYSPLEETLDIPQKNSRLFIGIPKETSFQENRIALTPDAVSILASNGHHIVVEHKAGDGSHFYDTDFSEAGAEILYDKKEVFKAEIIVKSAPLNDEEIELLHPHQIVISPIHLAALKIEQVQKMMEKRITLLSFENLKDDAGTYPIVRAMSEIAGGAVMLLAGQYLSNGNKGKGILLGGVTGIPPTKVVIIGAGIVGEFAARTAMALGASVKVFDNNIYKLKRLQNNIGVRIFTSVMQPKVLAEQLRNADVAVGALSSQSGRTPIVVTEAMVSNMKAGSVIVDVSIDRGGCFETSEITSHENPVFKKYDVVHYCVPNIPSGFARTASEAISNVLMPLLLEAADDGGFENLVWIKRGVRNGIYLYKGALTNYHLSEKFKLKYTDLELLLAVKG
- a CDS encoding M28 family metallopeptidase, producing MRKYYTLLPALCLITLMTQGQQIKKSEVKRILSTLAADDMQGRETFKPGAEKAATFLEKEFAAAGLQPLAGDNDFRQSFFQYDTKPVKQELVLNGQATQGERVFVSSVEANISWTQDTEVEIAHINAGDNFDSKVRELKRTPKNTLVWVDSTQTEKFNQYAGGLQQHGASKQDSTATVVFVLKQQASDDAGKWSVQASQEVTRLPLCNVAGMITGSGKPDEYVIFSGHYDHIGILAPVKQDSIANGADDDASGVTAVLMLARYFKTHPPVRSILFVAFTGEEIGGYGSRYFSRQLDPEKIVAMFNIEMIGKESKFGKNSAFITGYERSDFGQILGRNLESSAFHFYPDPYPEQQLFYRSDNATLARLGVPAHTISTTQIDKDTLYHSVNDEIESMDFDNITSIIQAIATSATSIVNGKDTPSRIDKAAVSSRR
- a CDS encoding cell division protein FtsX gives rise to the protein MAQQPGKSSSKKSKPSYLYSIIGVALVLFLLGTLGLIVIHANKLSEFFKESIEIQVILRDNVKEEQAIALRDSIASRPYVKSIEYVSKDMAAERFKKEFGEDFITLLQYNPLYASINIKGNAPYVNPDSLKVIEANLTQQNIVREISYQRGLVSKLNENVRKIGLVILGICILLSLVVIVLIDNTIRLAMFSNRFLIKTMQMVGATRWFIAKPFDLRSIINGALSALIAIAGVVGIVYGADQLLPELAGMRDYFMMALLFIGMIIIGICISLVSTHRSVMKYLRLKLDDLY